Proteins encoded by one window of Actinomycetota bacterium:
- a CDS encoding DUF1801 domain-containing protein, with protein sequence QGSLVSFRCFTDYIKLTFFAGAELDPVPPVDFKDPNEKALHIHEDDELDEQQLTSWFEQAAAIPGWTP encoded by the coding sequence CAGGGGTCCTTGGTGAGCTTCCGCTGCTTCACCGACTACATCAAGCTCACGTTCTTCGCCGGTGCCGAGCTCGACCCGGTGCCTCCGGTCGACTTCAAGGACCCGAACGAGAAGGCGCTCCACATCCACGAGGACGACGAGCTCGACGAGCAGCAGCTCACCAGCTGGTTCGAGCAGGCCGCTGCCATCCCTGGCTGGACGCCGTAG
- a CDS encoding Fe-S cluster assembly protein HesB: protein MAKPKSLEFTEEAEANRLLADDPLALMIGMLLDQQVPMEWAFHSPFRLRQRLGRDLDAADIASIDPNEFEALFKQTPALHRFPGSMAKRVQAMCEQIAERFDNDAASIWKEAEDAQDLAKRLGSLPGWGKQKVSIFIALLGKQLSVTPDGWRDVAGRYGEEGSHRSIADVTGPDSLQAVRDTKKAAKAKSE from the coding sequence GTGGCTAAGCCGAAGAGCCTGGAGTTCACCGAGGAGGCGGAGGCCAACCGGCTGCTCGCGGACGACCCGCTGGCGCTGATGATCGGGATGCTGCTGGATCAGCAGGTCCCGATGGAGTGGGCGTTCCACTCGCCCTTCCGGCTCCGGCAGCGGCTCGGTCGTGACCTCGACGCTGCGGACATCGCCAGCATCGACCCCAACGAGTTCGAGGCGCTGTTCAAGCAGACGCCGGCGCTGCACCGCTTCCCCGGGTCGATGGCCAAGCGCGTCCAGGCGATGTGCGAGCAGATCGCGGAACGGTTCGACAACGACGCCGCCTCCATCTGGAAGGAGGCCGAGGACGCCCAGGACCTCGCCAAGCGCCTCGGCAGCCTGCCGGGCTGGGGCAAGCAGAAGGTCTCCATCTTCATCGCGCTGCTGGGCAAGCAGCTGAGCGTGACTCCGGACGGCTGGCGGGACGTCGCCGGCAGGTACGGGGAGGAGGGCTCGCACCGGTCCATCGCCGATGTCACCGGCCCTGACTCCCTTCAGGCCGTACGCGATACCAAGAAGGCCGCGAAGGCCAAGAGCGAGTAG
- a CDS encoding PaaI family thioesterase produces the protein MVDFHPEGHLIAEAAARGGWDVGAELPYHLPNCFGCGPQNEVGLGLRTTVAEHDAIEAEVIFERRFEGAPGLAHGGAVAALFDDLFGSVLMRVLALGVTTELTIRYRRPVRLDQTLHALARLDHRDDRDLYVSGELEQDGEVVATATGIFRTVPAEHVFGNRDGA, from the coding sequence GTGGTCGACTTCCACCCGGAGGGGCACCTCATCGCGGAGGCGGCGGCGCGGGGCGGCTGGGACGTCGGCGCGGAGCTGCCCTACCACCTCCCCAACTGCTTCGGCTGCGGCCCGCAGAACGAGGTCGGTCTGGGGCTGCGGACGACGGTCGCGGAGCACGACGCGATCGAGGCCGAGGTGATCTTCGAGCGCCGCTTCGAGGGCGCTCCGGGTCTCGCGCACGGCGGTGCCGTCGCGGCCCTGTTCGACGACCTGTTCGGCAGCGTCCTCATGCGCGTGCTCGCTCTGGGCGTGACGACGGAGCTGACCATCCGCTACCGCCGCCCCGTGCGTCTCGACCAGACCCTGCACGCCCTGGCCCGGCTGGACCACCGCGACGACCGCGACCTGTACGTGTCCGGCGAGCTCGAACAGGATGGTGAGGTGGTCGCGACCGCGACCGGCATCTTCCGCACCGTGCCGGCGGAGCACGTCTTCGGCAACCGCGACGGAGCCTGA
- a CDS encoding AMP-binding protein, with amino-acid sequence MDALHALSLDDVLGEHARSRPQQIAAVCGDVRLTWPELSDRVDRLATVLADRGVERGDRVLWLGQNCHRLLEGLLACARLEAVFGPVNWRGSSDELAWAVGHAAPRVVIWQSEEIGDTVAEARAAAGDRAGWIGHDVDDAEGYEALLATPVPAAEPAPRPTVDPASSVLLMYTAAFEGRPKAALLSHQALLHQSLAIALIQDVSPGYVYLNSGPLFHMATFMTTLATFHLSGTNVFVRRSDAEEILRLIQDERCTGAFLMPPTVKRMGELNAEGAYDLSSLRTMKMGVEGFDEHISSERSAWIRRPGGYGQTEVAGLATFGAYGGSDWASGRPSPVAQVRIVGPDGDEVPPGETGEIVVRGPIVMNGYLGDDQATAVRQRDGWHHTHDLGRREEDGTIVFVGPMTRIIKSGAENIYPAEVEAALAQHPAVREAAVIGVPDQQWGQSVKAVVVLHEGNDTSEDQLIEHCRERIASYKKPRSVVFVDALPRTSSGTVDRDALDAEHGGGGYPGAG; translated from the coding sequence TTGGACGCACTCCACGCACTCTCGCTCGACGACGTCCTCGGTGAGCACGCCCGCAGCCGTCCCCAGCAGATCGCGGCGGTCTGCGGCGACGTCCGGTTGACCTGGCCAGAGCTGAGCGACCGCGTCGACCGGCTCGCGACGGTGCTGGCGGATCGCGGCGTGGAGCGAGGCGACCGGGTGCTGTGGCTGGGACAGAACTGCCACCGGCTGCTCGAGGGGCTGCTCGCCTGCGCTCGGCTGGAGGCCGTGTTCGGGCCCGTCAACTGGCGCGGATCCAGCGACGAGCTCGCCTGGGCGGTCGGGCACGCTGCGCCACGTGTCGTGATCTGGCAGTCCGAGGAGATCGGCGACACGGTCGCGGAGGCGCGAGCGGCCGCTGGCGATCGGGCTGGGTGGATCGGACACGACGTGGATGACGCCGAGGGCTACGAGGCCCTTCTGGCCACGCCCGTCCCCGCGGCCGAACCCGCCCCACGGCCGACCGTCGATCCCGCCTCGTCGGTGCTGCTCATGTACACCGCCGCGTTCGAGGGTCGGCCCAAGGCGGCGCTGCTGAGCCACCAAGCGCTGCTGCACCAGAGCCTGGCCATCGCGCTGATCCAGGATGTCTCTCCCGGCTACGTCTACCTGAACTCCGGTCCGCTGTTCCACATGGCGACCTTCATGACCACGCTCGCCACCTTCCACCTCAGCGGGACCAACGTGTTCGTGCGGCGCAGCGACGCCGAGGAGATCCTGCGCCTCATCCAGGACGAGCGCTGCACCGGCGCTTTCCTGATGCCCCCAACGGTGAAGAGGATGGGTGAGCTGAACGCCGAGGGTGCCTACGACCTCAGCTCGCTGCGGACGATGAAGATGGGGGTGGAGGGCTTCGACGAGCACATCTCGTCGGAGCGATCAGCCTGGATCCGCCGCCCCGGCGGCTACGGCCAGACGGAGGTAGCGGGGCTGGCGACGTTCGGGGCGTACGGCGGCTCCGACTGGGCGTCGGGGCGCCCTTCCCCCGTCGCGCAGGTCCGGATCGTCGGTCCGGACGGCGACGAGGTGCCCCCCGGCGAGACCGGCGAGATCGTCGTCCGCGGGCCGATCGTCATGAACGGCTACCTCGGCGACGACCAGGCGACGGCTGTTCGGCAGCGGGATGGCTGGCACCACACCCACGATCTCGGCCGTCGCGAGGAGGACGGCACGATCGTCTTCGTGGGTCCGATGACGCGCATCATCAAGTCGGGGGCCGAGAACATCTACCCCGCGGAGGTCGAGGCAGCGCTCGCACAGCACCCCGCGGTCCGTGAGGCGGCGGTCATCGGGGTCCCCGATCAGCAGTGGGGGCAGAGCGTCAAGGCGGTGGTCGTGCTCCACGAGGGCAACGACACGAGCGAGGACCAGCTGATCGAGCACTGCCGCGAACGCATCGCCTCGTACAAGAAGCCCAGATCAGTGGTGTTCGTCGATGCCCTGCCCCGGACCTCCTCGGGGACGGTCGATCGCGACGCCCTAGATGCCGAACACGGCGGCGGCGGTTACCCCGGGGCCGGCTGA
- a CDS encoding nuclear transport factor 2 family protein yields MTQPTIDAEVRRTLAAYCHTVDDGRFDDFEQLWAVDAIVEVLGELIEGRAAIRYWMEHAQPPERRGKHVTVNSEIDVTGADTASSVSDFLFFARGERGPRVTSSGRYLDDLVPLDGAWVFSRRRIVLDDV; encoded by the coding sequence GTGACCCAGCCGACCATCGACGCGGAGGTGCGTCGCACGTTGGCGGCCTACTGCCACACCGTCGACGACGGACGCTTCGACGACTTCGAGCAGCTGTGGGCGGTGGACGCCATCGTCGAGGTCCTCGGGGAGCTCATCGAGGGACGCGCCGCGATCCGCTATTGGATGGAGCACGCGCAGCCTCCGGAGCGACGTGGGAAGCACGTCACGGTGAACAGCGAGATCGACGTGACCGGGGCTGACACGGCCTCGTCGGTCAGCGACTTCCTGTTCTTCGCTCGCGGCGAGCGCGGGCCGCGTGTGACCTCGTCGGGGCGCTACCTCGACGACCTCGTGCCGCTCGACGGGGCGTGGGTCTTCAGCCGCCGTCGCATCGTCCTCGACGACGTGTGA